Proteins encoded together in one Prevotella scopos JCM 17725 window:
- a CDS encoding DUF5004 domain-containing protein, whose amino-acid sequence MRTIRGYLFAIGLLFSTAMAFTGCSTVDDGSFTAPITLSEKIGGKWVVNSVLQTDEANARTKTLTDLLDFDTFVINLNQDEAGNPSTFTVEGSAPLLLPTSGTWKMDYNFTKSDNTPSRLLLNDGKAETALTVTAVPGNTKTLEYRLTRKTNGQPFVSYTYNLTQAVK is encoded by the coding sequence ATGAGAACAATCAGAGGTTATTTGTTCGCTATTGGGCTACTCTTTTCTACGGCAATGGCGTTCACGGGATGTTCTACAGTTGATGACGGAAGTTTCACAGCACCGATAACGCTGAGCGAAAAGATTGGCGGTAAGTGGGTGGTTAATTCTGTTTTGCAGACTGATGAGGCGAATGCTCGTACAAAGACATTGACAGACCTACTCGATTTTGATACGTTTGTCATCAATCTAAACCAAGATGAGGCTGGCAATCCATCGACCTTCACGGTAGAAGGTAGTGCACCACTTTTGTTGCCTACAAGTGGTACATGGAAGATGGATTACAATTTCACAAAGAGTGATAATACGCCAAGTCGGCTCCTTCTCAATGACGGAAAGGCTGAGACAGCACTCACTGTAACGGCTGTGCCGGGTAATACGAAGACACTGGAATATCGTTTGACACGCAAGACAAACGGCCAGCCTTTTGTTTCTTACACTTATAATCTGACACAGGCAGTTAAGTAA